A genomic stretch from Bos javanicus breed banteng chromosome 3, ARS-OSU_banteng_1.0, whole genome shotgun sequence includes:
- the IGSF9 gene encoding protein turtle homolog A, whose product MVWCLSLAILSLIISQGADGRGKPEVVSVVGRAGESAVLGCDLLPPAGRPPLHVIEWLRFGFLLPIFIQFGLYSPRIDPDYVGRVRLQKGASLQIEGLRVEDQGWYECRVLFLDQHIPEEDSANGSWVHLTVNSPPQFLETPPQVLEVWEQEPVTLRCVAQGNPQPWVTWKLRGQDLGQGQSQVQVLNGTLRIRRVERSSAGVYTCQASSTEGSATHATQLLVLGPPVIVVPPKNSTVNASQDVSLACRAEAYPANLTYSWFQDSTNVFHISRLQPRVRILVDGSLRLQAAQPDDAGRYTCVPSNGLPRPPSASAYLTVLYPAQVTAMPPETPLPVGMRGVIRCPVRANPPLLFVSWTKDGQALQLDKFPGWSQGPEGSLIIALGNEDALGEYSCTPYNSLGTAGPSPVTRVLLKAPPAFLERPKEEYFQEVGRELLIPCSARGDPSPTISWAKVGRGPQGQAQVDSNSSLILRPLTKEAHGRWECTASNAVARVAASTNVYVLGTSPHVVTNVSVVPLPKGANVSWEPGFDGGYLQRFSVWYTPLAKRPDRAHHDWVSLAVPVGTAFLLVPGLQPHTQYQFSVLAQNKLGSGPFSEIVLSAPEGLPTTPAAPSPPPTEMSPPLSPPRGLVAVRTPRGVLLHWDPPELVPKRLDGYILEGRQGSQGWEVLDRAVAGTEMQLLVPGLIKDVLYEFRLVAFSGSYVSDPSNTANVSTSGLEVYPSRTQLPGLLPQPVLAGVVGGVCFLGVAVLVSILAACLMNRRRAARRRRKRLRQDPPLIFSPAGKSAPHSAPGSGSPDSVAKLKLQGSPVPSLRQSLLWGDPAGPPSPPPDPPPSRGPLPLEPICRGPDGRFVMGPQVGTSREKSGPEQSEPRTPARRQARSYDCSSSSPSGMPQPLCIADISPVGPPRPAPPSPLPGPGPLLQYLSLPFFREMNVDGDWLPVEEPGPAPPPDYMDTRPCPTSSNLQPLDCSSESPRAALPGVMVGVGAAPEPPYTALVDWTMRERLLPSLLPAAPRGSLTSQSSGRGSASFLRPPSTAPSAGGSYLSPAPGDTSSWASGPERWPRREHVVTVSKRRNTSVDENYEWDSEFPGDMELLETLHLGLAGPRSRLEAEPELGVKTPEEGCLLSAAHAPGPEARCAALREEFLAFRRRRDAARSRLPAYRQPVFHPEQATLL is encoded by the exons ATGGTTTGGTGCCTCAGTCTGGCCATCCTCAGCCTGATCATCAGCCAGGGGGCTGACG GTCGAGGGAAGCCTGAGGTGGTGTCGGTGGTGGGCCGGGCCGGGGAGAGTGCGGTGCTGGGCTGCGACCTGCTGCCCCCGGCTGGCCGGCCCCCTCTGCATGTCATCGAGTGGCTGCGCTTTGGATTCCTGCTTCCCATCTTCATCCAGTTTGGCCTCTACTCTCCCCGCATCGACCCTGATTACGTGG GGCGTGTCCGGCTTCAGAAGGGGGCATCTCTGCAGATCGAAGGGCTCCGGGTTGAAGACCAGGGCTGGTACGAGTGCCGTGTGCTCTTCCTAGACCAGCACATCCCTGAGGAAGACTCTGCTAACGGCTCCTGGGTGCATCTCACCGTCAACT CGCCCCCCCAGTTCCTGGAGACGCCTCCCCAAGTGCTCGAAGTGTGGGAACAGGAGCCGGTCACCCTGCGGTGTGTGGCCCAAGGCAACCCCCAACCTTGGGTGACTTGGAAGCTCCGAGGACAGGACCTCGGCCAGGGCCAGAGTCAAGTGCAG GTGCTGAACGGAACGCTGCGGATCCGGAGGGTGGAGCGAAGCAGCGCCGGGGTCTACACCTGCCAAGCCTCCAGCACTGAGGGCAGTGCCACCCACGCCACCCAGCTGCTGGTGCTAG GACCCCCAGTCATCGTTGTGCCCCCCAAGAACAGCACAGTCAATGCCTCCCAGGATGTTTCTCTGGCCTGCCGGGCTGAGGCATATCCTGCTAACCTCACCTACAGCTGGTTCCAGGACAGCACCAATGTCTTCCACATTAG CCGCCTGCAGCCCCGAGTGCGGATCCTGGTGGACGGCAGCTTGCGGCTGCAGGCCGCCCAGCCTGATGATGCCGGCCGCTACACCTGTGTGCCCAGCAACGGCCTCCCGCGCCCGCCCTCGGCCTCTGCCTACCTCACTGTGCTCT ACCCAGCGCAGGTGACTGCCATGCCTCCTGAGACGCCCTTGCCTGTGGGCATGCGGGGGGTGATCCGATGCCCTGTTCGTGCCAACCCCCCACTGCTCTTTGTCAGCTGGACCAAGGACGGGCAGGCCCTGCAGCTGGACAAG TTCCCCGGCTGGTCCCAGGGCCCAGAAGGCTCCCTGATCATTGCCCTGGGGAACGAGGATGCGCTGGGAGAATACTCCTGCACCCCCTACAACAGTCTGGGCACTGCAGGGCCCTCCCCAGTCACCCGTGTTCTGCTCAAG GCTCCCCCAGCTTTTCTAGAACGTCCCAAAGAAGAATATTTCCAAGAAGTAGGGCGAGAACTCCTTATCCCCTGCTCTGCCCGGGGAGACCCTTCACCTACTATCTCTTGGGCCAAG GTGGGCCGGGGGCCGCAGGGCCAGGCCCAGGTGGACAGCAACAGTAGCCTCATCCTGCGACCATTGACCAAGGAGGCCCATGGACGCTGGGAGTGCACGGCCAGCAATGCTGTGGCCCGAGTGGCCGCCTCCACGAATGTCTACGTGCTGG GCACCAGCCCCCACGTTGTCACCAATGTGTCCGTGGTACCTTTGCCCAAGGGTGCCAATGTCTCCTGGGAGCCGGGCTTTGATGGTGGCTATCTGCAGAGATTCAGTGTCTGGTATACCCCCTT GGCAAAGCGTCCTGATCGAGCCCACCATGACTGGGTGTCCCTGGCAGTGCCCGTGGGCACTGCTTTCCTCCTAGTGCCAGGCCTGCAGCCCCACACCCAGTACCAGTTCAGTGTCCTCGCTCAGAACAAGCTGGGGAGCGGGCCCTTCAGCGAGATTGTCTTGTCTGCCCCTGAAG GGCTTCCTACCACACCAGCTGCCCCCAGTCCTCCCCCGACAGAGATGTCGCCTCCCCTGTCCCCTCCACGAGGTCTGGTGGCAGTGAGGACGCCCCGGGGGGTACTCCTGCACTGGGATCCCCCGGAACTGGTCCCTAAGAGGCTGGATGGCTACATCCTGGAGGGCCGGCAGGGCTCCCAGGGCTGGGAGGTGTTGGATCGGGCCGTGGCAGGCACAGAAATGCAGCTGTTGGTGCCAGGACTTATCAAG GACGTTCTCTACGAATTCCGCCTCGTGGCCTTCTCTGGTAGCTATGTCAGTGATCCCAGCAACACAGCCAACGTCTCCACTTCTG GCCTGGAGGTTTACCCCTCGCGCACACAGCTGCCAGGCCTCCTGCCCCAGCCAGTGCTGGCCGGCGTGGTGGGCGGGGTCTGCTTCCTGGGCGTGGCTGTGCTCGTGAGCATCTTGGCCGCCTGCCTCATGAACCGGCGCCGAGCTGCCCGTCGCCGCCGCAAACGCCTCCGTCAAG ATCCACCTCTTATCTTCTCTCCCGCCGGAAAGTCGGCTCCCCA CTCTGCTCCGGGCTCGGGCAGTCCTGACAGCGTggcgaagctgaagctccagggtTCCCCAGTCCCCAGCCTGCGCCAGAGTCTGCTCTGGGGGGACCCCGCTGGACCCCCCAGCCCCCCTCCGGATCCTCCACCTAGCCGGGGGCCCTTACCCCTGGAGCCCATTTGCCGGGGACCAGATGGGCGCTTTGTGATGGGACCCCAGGTGGGGACCTCCCGAGAAAAGTCAGGCCCTGAGCAGTCCGAGCCTCGGACCCCAGCTCGGCGTCAGGCCAGGTCCTATgattgcagcagcagcagccccagtggGATGCCCCAGCCCCTCTGCATTGCAGACATCAGCCCTGTGGGGCCCCCTCGACCGGCCCCACCCAGTCCTCTGCCAGGTCCAGGACCCCTGCTCCAGTACCTGAGCCTGCCCTTCTTCAGGGAGATGAATGTAGATGGGGACTGGCTCCCTGTGGAGGAACCCGGGCCTGCTCCACCCCCAGATTACATGGATACCCGGCCCTGCCCCACCTCATCTAACCTCCAGCCCCTGGACTGCAGCTCTGAGTCCCCCAGGGCAGCACTTCCTGGGGTCATGGTCGGGGTTGGGGCCGCACCAGAGCCCCCGTACACAGCACTGGTTGACTGGACAATGAGGGAACGGCTGCTGCCAAGCCTTCTCCCTGCTGCCCCTCGGGGCAGCCTCACAAGCCAGAGCAGTGGGCGGGGCAGCGCCTCCTTCCTCAGGCCCCCCTCCACAGCCCCCTCTGCAGGAGGCAGCTACCTCAGCCCTGCTCCAGGAGACACCAGCAGCTGGGCCAGTGGCCCTGAGAGGTGGCCCCGGAGGGAGCATGTGGTGACAGTCAGCAAGAG GAGGAACACATCTGTGGATGAGAACTATGAGTGGGACTCAGAATTCCCAGGGGACATGGAGTTGCTGGAGACTCTGCACTTGGGCTTGGCTGGCCCTCGATCCCGACTTGAAGCTGAGCCAGAGCTAG GTGTGAAGACTCCAGAGGAGGGCTGCCTCCTGAGTGCTGCCCATGCTCCTGGCCCTGAGGCCCGCTGCGCTGCCCTTCGGGAGGAATTCCTGGCCTTCCGCCGGCGCCGAGATGCCGCTAGGTCCCGGCTACCAGCCTATCGACAGCCCGTCTTCCACCCTGAGCAGGCCACTCTGCTGTGA